The window AGGCCGCAGTTGGCCTCCTCGACGACGGCCGTGAGGAAGTCCCACTCGGTCATGTCGCTCGACGTGTACGTGAGGTAGCTCGAGACGTTCTCCAGGAGCAGCGGCACTTCCAGCGTCTCCTGGACGATGCGGGCGCGGGTGGCCACGTGGCGGAGCGCCTCCTCGGTGTACGGCAGCGGCAGGAGATCGTGGGTGTTCAGCGTCGCGGTGCCGGTCCAGCAGAGGTGGTCGCTCACCCAGGGCGAGCCGGTGCGGCGGACGAGGGCGCGCAGGTCGCGGAGGAAGGCGAAGTCGAGCGGCGTGGTGCCGCCGATAGAGAGCGAGACGCCGTGCTGGATCACGGGGTATGCGGCGAGGGCGCGGTCGAGGTTCGCGAGCGGCGCGCCGCCGGGCACGAGGAAGTTCTCGCTGATGATCTCGAGCCAGTCGATCGCGGGACGGGTCTCGAAGATCTCCTCGTAGTGCGGCACGCGCAGGCCCACGCCGATCCCGAGGTCGGGGAGGCCGAGGCGCATGCGGTCGGGGGCGGTCATCGTGCGGTCTCCAGAGCGAACGTATCTAAAACGAAGGGCCGCGCGCGCCACCTGGGGGTGGGAGCGGCGGCCCTTCGGGCTCAGGCGGCGCGGGGGGCCGCTCGGATCACTTCGGCGCGTCGGCCGGGGCGGCGCCGTCGGCCGGGGCCGCGCCGTCGGCCGGGGGAGCCGCTTCCTGCTTGCCGCTGCAGGCGCCGGCCTTGCAGGAGTGCTCGCCGCCCTCCTTCTTGGCGCCGCTGCACGAGGCCTGCGCGCCGGACTCGGCGCCCGCCGCGTTGTCGGCGTTCTCGGCCGCCGGCTGGCTGCCGCCGCACGCCGCGAGGCCCGCGATCATCCCGCCCACCGCCAGCGAAGCCATCATCTTGTTCATGTTCATGGTCGATCTCCGTTCCGAACCTGTCTCGTTGCTGCCGTCACCCGAGGGAGTCGCGATTTCGAGCGCTTCGTGCGAAACCTCCCCCCGCCATGATCGCCGCCGCCCCGGGTGCCGGGGTTTCCGACCTACGCGCGAGCTCATCTTCCGGTTTCGGATGGCCGAGCCGCGCTTTGGAAGGCCATGGTGGTAGCCCGATGCGAGCCTACGGAGCAAGAAAAAGCGCCTGCACGCGAGGGACGCGACCTCTACACGTCGTGGCCCTCGTCCTCGGCCTGCTCGGGCCTCCGGGATGCGCCGCGTCGCGGTTCGACGCGCTGTTTCTGCCGACCGAGGACGTCGCGCGTGAGCTCGAGGCGATGACACCGGCGCTCGACGCCGAGGCGCGCGCGACGTTCCGCGAGGTGCTCGCCACGACGCTCGCGGAGGACGCGTACGTCTGCGCGCCTTCGCCGCGGGAGGTCTTCTTCGGCGACGTGCAAGAGGGGGAGCGCATGATCCGCGGCTCGATGCCGCATTACCGCTTCTTCTTCGGCCCGATGCATTACCGGGTGCGGCGGGTGGGAGCGCGCGGGGGCGCGCCGGGGCGCTGGGAGGTGTCGGCGAGGTTCGCGGTGGTGCTGCCGAGCGAGGGCGGGGCGCTCGAGCTCGCGGACTGCGACGGCAAGGAGCGGTACGAGGGGGAGGTCGTTTGCCGCGGGGTCCCGTATTCGCGCTCGAACACGACGGAGGCGTGCCCTTCGTCGGGGGAGTTTCTGGCGCCCGCGACACGCCGCAACATGGAGGCGCTGCTCGCGCGCTGGTCGGAGGAGGCGGAGAAGTACTGGAACCGTGACGCCGAGCGATACGGGTTGCCGATCCGGTACGACTTTACCTTTTTGCCGCATGACCAGGCTGCGGGGGAGGGCGCGCCGGTTGATCTCACGTTGCCGCTCTCGAAGACCTGCGGCCGGACCCCGTATTTCTGGTCGCTCCGGAGCGGCTGGTCGCTGCCGGTGATCGCGCACGAGGTGGGGCATTTGCTGGGGCTCGTGGACGAGTACGAGGCGCTGTCGGGGATCGTGCCATTTTATCCGAAGACGCCCTTCGCGGGGGCCCACACGAGCCGGATGGGTTTGTCGATGAAGGAAGACACGATCCTCTATCCGATGCACCACTGGCTCGTGGTGCGCCGTTACCTCTGCCCGGAGCCCTCGGGCCGCGACCCGTGGGGGCACGCATTTTAATGAACGTCCCCGCCCGCCTCCTCGTGCTCGGCTTGCTCCTCGCGGCTTGCGATGACGACCCCGCGCCCGCCTCCGCGTCCGCAACCGCGTCAGCAACCGCAACCGCAACCGCCGCCGCTTCCGTGCCCGCGCCTGCGCCTGTGGCGCTGCCCGAGCGGCCCGACGATTTTGCGCTCGTCGAGCCGCAGACGCCGGTCTGTCCGGCCGACATGGTGCGCGTGAAGCGGAGTTATTGCGTCGACCGGTACGAGGCGAGCCTGGTGGACGCGGAGACGGGGCAGGACCTCTCGCCTTATTACGTGCCTTCCCGCAAGCAGGCGCTCTCCATTCAAAAACTCTGGGAGCAGGAGCGCCTCGCCGTGGGCCCGCCCGAGGCGCGTGAGCTCGGGCTGCCGCCGCTGCCCCCGTGGCAATCGCAGCGGAACTTCGAGCCGAAGGCGGCCTCGCGGAAAAATCGCGTCCCTCAGGGCTACCTCACGGGGCCGCTCGCCGCGCTCGCTTGCAAGAACGCGGGCAAGCGCCTGTGCTCGCTCTCGGAATGGCAGACCGCTTGCCGGGGCGAGGAGGATCGCGATTTCCCTTATGGCGAGAAGTACCAGCCGGGCAAATGCAACATCTTCCGCGAGGCGCACCCCGCGGCGGAGCTGCACGGCAACGCGAGCATCGGCCACAGCGATCCGCGGCTCAACATGGTGAAGGCGGGCGACAAGCCACTCCTGCGCCGGACAGGCGAGACACGCGCCTGCATGAGCAAATGGGAGGGCGACGCAATCACCGACATGGTCGGCAACATCGACGAGTGGATCGACGACCCGGAGGGGACGTTCGTCGGCGGGTTTTACGCGCGGTCGAAGAAGGATGGATGCGCGTCGATGGTGCGGGCACATCCGTTCGATTATTTCGATTATTCGACCGGGGTTCGGTGCTGCAAGGATCTCTGACGACGGGCGACCGCGTCGAGGGCCGAGCCGAGAGAGAAGACCTCGGGAAGGGTCAGCTCTTCCGCCGATCCATCCACACGAGCGCCGCCGGCAGGACGATCACCGCCGCGAACAGGCACGTGATCTCGCCGATGACCGCCGCGACGCCCATGCTGCGCACCGCGAAGTTCTTGGAACGCACGAGCGCGATGTATCCGAGCGCCGTGGTCAGGCTGCAGAGCACCACCGCGCCGCCCGTCTCGCGCACCGCCGCGATCGCGCCGCCCGTGCCCTCGCGGGTATATCGCTGCACGATGTTCACCGCGTAATCGACGCCGATCCCGAAGGTCAGCGGCAATGCGATGAAGTTCAAGAAGTTCAGCTTGATCTTCATCACGACGAGCGCGAGCGCCATCCAGCCCACGCCGACGAGCAAGGAGGCGAGCACGTATATCGAGGGGCGGCCGCGGCGGAAGGCGATGAGCACCGCGAGGACCGTCGCGAAGAGCGAGAGCAAGACGGCCGGCGGGACGTCGTCGATGACCGCGGCCCACATGTCCGCATAAATGACCGCGCGGCCCGAGCCGAGGACGACGCTGCCATCCGGCAAGACCGTGCGGCGATACGAGTCCGCCCAGCGGAAGAGGTAATGGGCGTCGTCGACCGAGGCGCCCTCGGTCGGGCTGATGTAGACGATCCGCCCCCGCGTGCCGTCCGTCTCCGTGAACGCACGCGCGAGGCCCGCAGGCAGGTCCGCCATGCCAAACGGCGCGAGCTCGTCCGGGGGAAGGATCTCCTCGATCGTCTTCCAGTCCTCGTCGGGGATGGCGCCGCGGCGCTTCGCCTTGAGGACACGCTCCTTGATGTCGAGCAGGATCGGGATCTTCTCGGCCTGCGCCTCGGGGACGAAGTCCTGGAGCGCGTGGACCTTTTCGAATGGCTTTTGCCCCGGCGGCGCGGCGTCACGTTTTGCGTGGAGCGCCGCGCGCAAGGGCTCGACCTGCTCGGGGCGATCCACGAGGATGGCCATGCCGTCCGTGCCGACGTACCCGGTGATCCGCTCGCCGAGCTCGCCGAGGCGGATCTCCTCGGCCCGCGCGCGCTCGTCGCTGCGCAGGTTGCGCAGGTCGTACTCCATCGGGTCGCTTTTCACGTAAAAGACCGCGGCCACGGCGCCGGCGACGGCGACGGCGGCGCCGAGGAGGGCGAGCGCGCGGGGGGCCCGCTCGGCGAGGCCCGCGAAGGGCTTGCCGAAAGCAATACCGCCCTGCGTGGCGCGCTGGATGCGACCCCAGACGCCCTTGGCCTCACGATCGAGGGGCAGGAGCCGCTCCATGAGCGTGAGGACGCTCGGCAGGGCGAGGTAGGTGGCGATCCAGCAGAGGAGCATGCCGACGCCGCCGATGACGCCGAAATCGCGGAAGCCGCGGAACTCGGTGGCGACGAGCGAGCCATACGCGGCGCCGGCCGCGCAGGCGGCGGTGAGCGTGGGCCGCCAGGTCTCGCGACGCGCGACGTCGAGGGCCTCGGCGAGCGGGATCTGGGCCCTCCGCGCCTCGAGGTACCGCGCCATGTAGATGATGCTGAAATTGATGCCGTTGCCCGCGACGATCGTGAAAAGAAAACCCGTGGCCATGTTCAAATGGCCAATCAAGAGCTCGGTGACGCCGAAGGTCCACGCGACGCCCATGCCGACGATGAGCGTCATCGCGACGAGCGTGCGAATGCGGAGGTAATAGAGGAAGACGACGGCCGCGAGCAACAAGGCGCCGAAGACGCCGACCTCGGTCAGGTCCTTGTTGATCGCGGTGAATTCGGAGATGCCCGTCTGGAGGTCGCCGCCGAAGCCGTAACGGATCTGCGGGTGGAACGAGGCGGGATTGACACGATCGACGGCCTCGCGGATGCGGCGGAGGGCCTCGCTGCCGCGGGAGAAGTCGCTGCCGATGACCTTGGAGCGGACGGCGACGACGAGGGTCTTGCCGTCCTTCGACTGGTAGTAGCCGTCGGGGAATCGGTCGGCGGTGGCTTCGTCGCCGAGCTTGAAGCGCTTCTTGATGTTCGCGGCGTCGAGCTCGGGCGGCGGATCGGAGTCGTCGAGCAGGGCGTCGGTCGCCTTGGCGACCTCGTAGGCGTGGCGCTCCTCGATGTCGTCGCGGAGGGCTTCGAGCTCTTTCTGGTCGGCGTAGAGGCCGGCGCGGGGCGAGAGGAAGGCGCGGGCCTCGTGGACGCCGCTCTCGGCGCTGCCGACCCAGGGCGGGCCGAGGGCCTCGAGCGCGGGGACGAGCGCGTCGCCGGCCTTGCGGAGCTCCGCCGTGGGCGTGTCCGGTCCACCTTCGAGGACGATGAAGAGCGTGGAGATGCCAGCCGTGCGCGCCGCGACGCGGTGGAGCTCCTGCACGCTCGGGCGGGTCTCGGGCAGGAGCGATTCGAAGCCGGTCTGGATGGTGAGCCGCAAGGCGAGGACGACCGAGAGGGCCGTGATCACCGCCGCGACGAGCAGCGGCAGGCCAGGACGCTCGACCTGGAGGCGCGCGAGGCGTTCGAGGCGGCTCTCGGTGGAACGGCGGGGCGGCGAGGAGGAAGGTTCGGCGCTCAGGGCAAACCTCGGCAGGGCAAGGGAGGGTTGGGGGCGGCGGTATAGTGCAAACGGCGCCGGACCTCATCCGCAAACCCCACGCCGCGCCGCGCCGCGCCGCGGAGAGGAGGCTCAGCCACGCGTGGCGCGATACAGCATCTCGACGAGCCGCGGGGCGCGGCCGACGAGCGGGGCGAGGAGCTCGAAGAAGGGCGGGCGGAGGAAGAGGCCGTGGAGCGCGCCGGCCACGAGGAATCGCGCGGAGAAGGCGCGCGAGAAGGCGCGGGTGTAGGCGCGGATCGGGTCGGGCGAGAAGGTGGCGAGGGAGGCGAGGCGGCCGCTGCGCAGCGCGATGGCCATGCCGTCGCCCGTGAAGGAGGGGACGAGGCGCGCGGCGTCGCCCGCGAAGAGCAGAGGGGCGCCGGTGGTCGGGCAGGTGCGCGCGATAGCCTGGGCGCCGAAGCCGAATCGAGCGAGGCCGCGGGGTTTCTCCGTCGGCGCGCCGAGGCTCGTGAGGCGCCGGCCGAGCGCCGGGTGGCGCGTGGCGAGGTCGAGGAGCGTCGGCCACGCGGGGCGGAAGGCGCCGTCGAGCAGGGCGCACACGCCGATGCGGCCGTCCTCCACGGGGTTCACGCCGACGTAGCCGCCCGGCACGACGTGGAGCTCGACGTCGGCCTCGAGGGGCGTCTTCGCGCAGTAGGCCTTGATGGCCACGAAGCTCGGGCGCTCGGCGCGGGCGCGCGGCAGGCCGAGCGGGGCGTCGAGCGTGGAGCGTTTGCCCATCGAGAGGACGAGGGCCCGCACGGCATGGGCGCTCGATGGGGTGCGGACTTCGAGGGCGCGCGAGGGGCTCGGTGAGAGGCCGCGGACGGGGGTGCGCTCGTGGATCACGGCGCCGGCGTCACGCGCGCGCCGGGCGAGGAAGGTCTCGAGGGCGGCGCGCGTGAGGCCGAGGGCCGGGCGGCCGGGGAGCGTGAGGTCGAGGCGCGCGCCGCCGGCGCCGAAGAGGGCGACCGTGCGGAGGGGCGCAGGGTTCAGCGCAGAGGCGAGGTCGCCGCAGCCGAGGGCGTCGAGGTCCTCTTCGGCCTCGGGCGAGAGGAACTCGCCGCAGACCTTGTCGCGGCCGATCTCGCCGCTCTCCCAGACGAGGACTTCGCGGCCACGCTGGGCCGCCGCGATCGCCGCGGCGAGCCCCGCCAGGCCGCCTCCCACGACGCCGAGCGGAGGGCGCGGGTTCATCGCCCGGAGGTGGTCTCCAGCAGGCCGATCTCCGCGCAGAACCCCGGTCCAAACGCCGTGACGAGCCCGAGCGCGCCCGGCTCCGGCCGGAGCTCGTGGAGGAGCTGGTCGAGCGCGACGAGCACCGTGACCGAGGACATGTTGCCGTGGCGAGAGAGCGTGTCCCAGCTCGTCTTGGTCACGGTCTTGGGCAAACGCGCGTGATCCTCGAGCGCCTCGAGCACACGCCGGCCGCCGGGGTGCACCGCGCCGAACGAGATGCGGTGAGGCCCCTCGACGCGGAACTGGCCGAGCGCGCGCGCGAAGACGTCCGGCAAGCCGCGCTCGGCGAAGGGGACGACGTCACGCGAGAGCTTGATCTTGAGCCCCTCGTCGCGGACCTCGAAGCCCATGAAGTGCTCGGTGCAGGCGAAGATCTCGCGGAAGGTGTCGCGCAGCCGGAGCGCGGGGGCCGGGGCGTTCAGGCGCTCGGCCCGCTCGCCCGCGAGGACGACCGCGGCGGCGCCGTCGCCGAAGATCGCCGCGGAGACCAGGTTCTCCTCGCTCCGATCCTCGGGCAAAAACGTGAGCGAGCAGAGCTCGACGCAGACCACGAGGGCGCGCGCCTTCGGGTGGCCGGCGAGCCACTCGTGCGCGATCGCGAGGGCCGCGGCGCCACCCGCGCAGCCATGCTGCGTGAGGTTGATGCGGCGGACGTTCGGCGAGAGGGAGAGGGCCGCGACGAGCGTGGCGTCCATCGCCGGAATCTGGAATCCCGTGCAGGATGCCGTGACGACGAGGTCGATGCTGTCGCGCTCCTCTTCGGTGGTGCTCTCGGCGATGCGCCGGGAGAGCGCGCCGCAGGCGTCACGGACGGTCTGGCGGTAGAGCTCGTTCTTCGCGGCGAACGAGCGTCCGATGGAGAGCAGCTCCTCGGGCGTGACCACGAGGTTCCTGCGCGCGACCGCGCTCCTGCGGAAGAGCTGACGGGCGAGCCCGAGGGTGCGTCCGTCGAGCCACCGGGGGAGCGCCTCGGAGAGCTCCTCCTGAGCGTACGAGCGCCCCGGGAAGAACGTCCACGTCTGTTCGATGATCGCCATTCGAGGGGGCGACATCGGCAATTTTCATGCGCGGCGAGCCCCTGGGCAGGGGGCGCACGGATCAGGCGGGGCGTCCCGGGCGGCGCCATTCACCGCGCAGGGCCGCGACGCTCGGGCGCGCGAGGGCATCACGCAGGCCGGTGCCGGCGGGCTGCACGAGCAGGAAAAACACGAGGCCGAGCGCGCCTCCGAGCTTGCTCGTCGAAGAGACGATCGGCTCGTGCAGGGCGAGCGCCGTCACGCCCGCGGCGAGGGCGAGGACGACGGCGACGAAGAGCCAGCCGAGGAGGACCTTTTGACCACAAAAGGATCGCGGGTCGATCGTCGAGAGGATCATCACGCCGTCCGCGGCGGGCGCGAGGCGCGGCGCCTCGCCGTCTTGCTGGACGACGCCGTACGCGTAGACGAGGGCGCCCTCGGCGATCGGCGCCGTGATCTTGCGGGAGAAACCACGCGCCTTGCTGGCGTCGGGTAACGCGGCCTCGAAGGCGTCGGCGGAGGGGCAGGCGGCGGCGGCGTGGAGCGCGTCGCGGCCGAGCCAGACCTCGACGCCCGCGCCGGTGAGGGGCGGGATCTCGAAGGAGCGCCCCTCGGCCTCGATCGCGCCGCCGAAGGACGCGCTCTCGGCCGGCCGATCCTCGAAGAGCACGACGGGCTCGTCCCCACGCGCGAGCCTGCCGACCTGCGGGACGACGTGCGCCGCGAGGGCGTGGCCTTCGCCGTCGCCACGCGTGACGCGGCCGATCACGAGGCCGGGGCCACTCGGGCCGGGGCCGCGCGGGACGAACCGCCGCGCGAACGTGGAGAGGGCCGCGATGTCCTTGTACGCCGCGGCGACGATGAGCAGGGTGTTCACCCAGAGGACCCCGAGGACGAGGAGGCCCAGGAGCTCGTAGGGCAGGGGTTTTCCCATCGCCTTATGCGCTCGCGGCTTCGGCTTCGGCTTCGGCGCGGCGGATCTCCCGCGGCGCGAGGTCGATCTGCGCGACGAGCGTCTCCGCCTTGGCGA of the Polyangium spumosum genome contains:
- a CDS encoding DUF692 domain-containing protein, whose translation is MTAPDRMRLGLPDLGIGVGLRVPHYEEIFETRPAIDWLEIISENFLVPGGAPLANLDRALAAYPVIQHGVSLSIGGTTPLDFAFLRDLRALVRRTGSPWVSDHLCWTGTATLNTHDLLPLPYTEEALRHVATRARIVQETLEVPLLLENVSSYLTYTSSDMTEWDFLTAVVEEANCGLLLDVNNIYVSSQNHGFDPNVYVDAVPARRVAQIHLAGHTNYGDYIIDTHSGPVIDPVWDLYRRAIGRVGPVSTLIEWDEDIPPLATLLAEAKRAREVREEVLAHA
- a CDS encoding NAD(P)/FAD-dependent oxidoreductase is translated as MNPRPPLGVVGGGLAGLAAAIAAAQRGREVLVWESGEIGRDKVCGEFLSPEAEEDLDALGCGDLASALNPAPLRTVALFGAGGARLDLTLPGRPALGLTRAALETFLARRARDAGAVIHERTPVRGLSPSPSRALEVRTPSSAHAVRALVLSMGKRSTLDAPLGLPRARAERPSFVAIKAYCAKTPLEADVELHVVPGGYVGVNPVEDGRIGVCALLDGAFRPAWPTLLDLATRHPALGRRLTSLGAPTEKPRGLARFGFGAQAIARTCPTTGAPLLFAGDAARLVPSFTGDGMAIALRSGRLASLATFSPDPIRAYTRAFSRAFSARFLVAGALHGLFLRPPFFELLAPLVGRAPRLVEMLYRATRG
- a CDS encoding MMPL family transporter; this translates as MITALSVVLALRLTIQTGFESLLPETRPSVQELHRVAARTAGISTLFIVLEGGPDTPTAELRKAGDALVPALEALGPPWVGSAESGVHEARAFLSPRAGLYADQKELEALRDDIEERHAYEVAKATDALLDDSDPPPELDAANIKKRFKLGDEATADRFPDGYYQSKDGKTLVVAVRSKVIGSDFSRGSEALRRIREAVDRVNPASFHPQIRYGFGGDLQTGISEFTAINKDLTEVGVFGALLLAAVVFLYYLRIRTLVAMTLIVGMGVAWTFGVTELLIGHLNMATGFLFTIVAGNGINFSIIYMARYLEARRAQIPLAEALDVARRETWRPTLTAACAAGAAYGSLVATEFRGFRDFGVIGGVGMLLCWIATYLALPSVLTLMERLLPLDREAKGVWGRIQRATQGGIAFGKPFAGLAERAPRALALLGAAVAVAGAVAAVFYVKSDPMEYDLRNLRSDERARAEEIRLGELGERITGYVGTDGMAILVDRPEQVEPLRAALHAKRDAAPPGQKPFEKVHALQDFVPEAQAEKIPILLDIKERVLKAKRRGAIPDEDWKTIEEILPPDELAPFGMADLPAGLARAFTETDGTRGRIVYISPTEGASVDDAHYLFRWADSYRRTVLPDGSVVLGSGRAVIYADMWAAVIDDVPPAVLLSLFATVLAVLIAFRRGRPSIYVLASLLVGVGWMALALVVMKIKLNFLNFIALPLTFGIGVDYAVNIVQRYTREGTGGAIAAVRETGGAVVLCSLTTALGYIALVRSKNFAVRSMGVAAVIGEITCLFAAVIVLPAALVWMDRRKS
- a CDS encoding type III polyketide synthase, translated to MSPPRMAIIEQTWTFFPGRSYAQEELSEALPRWLDGRTLGLARQLFRRSAVARRNLVVTPEELLSIGRSFAAKNELYRQTVRDACGALSRRIAESTTEEERDSIDLVVTASCTGFQIPAMDATLVAALSLSPNVRRINLTQHGCAGGAAALAIAHEWLAGHPKARALVVCVELCSLTFLPEDRSEENLVSAAIFGDGAAAVVLAGERAERLNAPAPALRLRDTFREIFACTEHFMGFEVRDEGLKIKLSRDVVPFAERGLPDVFARALGQFRVEGPHRISFGAVHPGGRRVLEALEDHARLPKTVTKTSWDTLSRHGNMSSVTVLVALDQLLHELRPEPGALGLVTAFGPGFCAEIGLLETTSGR
- a CDS encoding SUMF1/EgtB/PvdO family nonheme iron enzyme, whose amino-acid sequence is MPAPAPVALPERPDDFALVEPQTPVCPADMVRVKRSYCVDRYEASLVDAETGQDLSPYYVPSRKQALSIQKLWEQERLAVGPPEARELGLPPLPPWQSQRNFEPKAASRKNRVPQGYLTGPLAALACKNAGKRLCSLSEWQTACRGEEDRDFPYGEKYQPGKCNIFREAHPAAELHGNASIGHSDPRLNMVKAGDKPLLRRTGETRACMSKWEGDAITDMVGNIDEWIDDPEGTFVGGFYARSKKDGCASMVRAHPFDYFDYSTGVRCCKDL